The proteins below are encoded in one region of Deltaproteobacteria bacterium:
- the nifJ gene encoding pyruvate:ferredoxin (flavodoxin) oxidoreductase gives GSAQNPDVFFQAREAANPYYLACPEIVQDAMDALAARVGRQYRLFDYVGHPEAERVLVMMGSGAEVAHDAVDWLNARGHKVGLLKVRLYRPFAVDAFVRALPASTRRIAVLDRTKEPGAVGEPLYLDVVSALREAREDGLTELDPLIIGGRYGLSSKEFTPAMTVGVFDELSKSRPGRHFTVGIVDDVTRLSVDYDRELDIEGDDVVRAVFFGLGADGTVGANKNSIKIIGEETDNYAQGYFVYDSKKSGAVTISHLRFGPRPLRSSYLVKQAGFVGCHQFTFLDKFDVLEYAAPGAVFLLNAPYSKEAVWDHLPREVQKALIDKRIRFYVIDALAVANATGMKGRINTVMQTCFFAISGVLPKDEAITAIKKGVQKTYGKKGTAVVQKNFEAIDQTLANLHEVPVPTQVTSRFSLPPIVPDTAPDFVRKVTAVMLAGKGDLLPVSAFPVDGTFPIGTTRWEKRNIAAEIPVWDEVLCIQCNKCAMVCPHATIRAKVYDGAHLAGAPATFKATDYRGTEWKGSRYTIQVAAEDCTGCSLCVMVCPSKDKSNPRHKAIDMHPQLPLREAERANYEFFLGLPEADRSKVRLDVKGTQLLQPLFEYSGACAGCGETPYIKLMTQLFGDRALIANATGCSSIYGGNLPTTPYCTDSSGRGPAWANSLFEDNAEFGLGFRLAADKHEQQARELLERLSARFPAQLVAELIAGDQSTEPGIAAQRARVAELKRLLRTFSDAESGRLALLADYLVKKSVWIVGGDGWAYDIGYGGLDHVLALGRKVNILVVDTEVYSNTGGQASKSTPIGATAKFAVAGKARPKKDLGMLAMSYGNVYVARVAFGAKDAQTLKAFQEADSYPGTSLIIAYSQCIAHGYDMAFGVEQQKLAVETGYWPLYRFDPRRAVDGGSAFKLDSSPPKGDLAAYMRNETRFRMTENQNPDRYRELVKSAKNDIQERFRLYEKLEKGVPITPSGAAPAGK, from the coding sequence GTCGACTGGCTGAACGCGCGCGGCCACAAGGTCGGACTCCTCAAGGTGCGGCTGTACCGGCCGTTCGCGGTAGACGCTTTCGTCCGCGCGCTGCCCGCGAGCACGCGCAGGATCGCCGTGCTGGATCGCACGAAGGAGCCCGGCGCAGTGGGCGAGCCGCTCTACCTGGACGTGGTCTCTGCGCTGCGCGAGGCCCGCGAGGATGGGCTGACGGAGCTCGACCCTTTGATCATCGGCGGACGGTACGGCCTCTCCTCCAAGGAATTCACGCCGGCCATGACGGTGGGCGTCTTCGACGAGCTCTCCAAGTCCCGGCCCGGACGTCATTTCACCGTCGGCATCGTCGATGACGTGACCCGTCTGTCGGTCGACTACGACCGCGAGTTGGACATCGAGGGCGACGACGTGGTGCGAGCGGTCTTCTTCGGTCTCGGCGCCGACGGCACTGTCGGGGCGAACAAGAACTCGATCAAGATTATCGGCGAGGAGACGGACAACTACGCCCAGGGCTACTTCGTCTACGACTCGAAGAAGTCGGGGGCGGTGACCATCTCGCACCTGCGCTTCGGCCCGCGGCCGCTTCGCTCCAGTTATCTGGTGAAGCAGGCAGGGTTCGTCGGCTGCCACCAGTTCACCTTCCTCGACAAGTTCGACGTGCTCGAGTACGCCGCGCCGGGCGCGGTCTTCCTGCTCAATGCTCCGTACTCGAAGGAGGCGGTCTGGGACCATCTCCCGCGCGAGGTGCAGAAGGCGCTGATCGACAAGCGCATCCGCTTCTACGTCATCGACGCGCTCGCGGTGGCAAACGCCACCGGCATGAAGGGCCGCATCAACACCGTGATGCAGACCTGCTTCTTTGCCATCTCCGGCGTCCTGCCAAAGGACGAGGCCATCACCGCCATCAAGAAGGGCGTGCAGAAGACGTACGGCAAGAAGGGCACCGCCGTAGTCCAGAAGAACTTCGAGGCCATCGATCAGACGCTGGCGAACCTCCACGAAGTGCCGGTGCCTACGCAGGTCACCTCGCGCTTCTCGCTGCCGCCCATCGTCCCGGATACGGCACCCGATTTCGTGCGCAAGGTCACCGCGGTGATGTTGGCGGGCAAGGGCGATTTGCTTCCCGTTTCGGCGTTCCCGGTGGACGGCACGTTCCCGATCGGCACCACGCGCTGGGAGAAGCGCAACATTGCCGCCGAGATCCCGGTCTGGGACGAGGTCCTCTGCATCCAGTGCAACAAGTGCGCGATGGTCTGTCCGCATGCGACCATCCGCGCCAAGGTCTACGACGGCGCTCATCTGGCCGGTGCTCCCGCCACGTTCAAGGCGACGGACTACCGCGGCACCGAATGGAAAGGTTCCAGGTACACGATCCAGGTCGCCGCCGAGGATTGCACCGGTTGCAGCCTCTGCGTGATGGTCTGCCCCTCCAAGGACAAGTCGAATCCGCGGCACAAGGCCATCGACATGCATCCCCAGCTGCCGCTGCGGGAAGCCGAGCGCGCGAACTACGAGTTCTTCCTGGGCCTGCCCGAAGCCGACCGCAGCAAAGTCCGGCTCGACGTGAAAGGTACCCAGCTCCTGCAGCCGCTGTTCGAGTATTCGGGGGCGTGCGCGGGCTGCGGCGAGACGCCCTACATCAAGCTGATGACGCAGCTCTTCGGCGACCGCGCGCTCATCGCTAACGCAACCGGCTGCTCGTCGATCTACGGCGGAAACCTGCCCACCACTCCCTACTGCACGGACTCGAGCGGCCGCGGCCCCGCGTGGGCGAATTCGCTCTTCGAGGACAATGCCGAGTTTGGCCTCGGCTTCCGGCTTGCGGCCGACAAGCACGAGCAGCAGGCGCGCGAGCTGCTTGAGCGGCTCTCGGCCCGGTTCCCCGCGCAGCTCGTGGCGGAGCTGATCGCCGGCGACCAATCAACCGAGCCGGGGATCGCGGCGCAGCGCGCGCGCGTCGCGGAGCTGAAGCGGCTGCTCAGGACGTTCTCCGACGCGGAGTCCGGGAGACTCGCGCTTCTCGCAGACTATCTGGTGAAGAAGAGCGTCTGGATCGTCGGCGGTGACGGCTGGGCCTACGACATCGGCTACGGCGGCCTCGACCACGTGCTCGCGCTGGGCCGCAAGGTCAACATCCTCGTCGTCGACACCGAGGTCTACTCGAACACCGGCGGCCAGGCCTCGAAATCGACTCCCATCGGAGCAACGGCCAAGTTCGCGGTGGCCGGAAAAGCACGTCCCAAGAAGGACCTGGGAATGCTGGCGATGAGCTACGGCAACGTTTATGTGGCGCGGGTCGCCTTCGGAGCCAAGGACGCCCAGACGCTCAAAGCGTTCCAGGAGGCCGATTCCTATCCGGGAACCTCGCTGATCATTGCCTATAGCCAGTGCATCGCACACGGCTACGACATGGCGTTCGGCGTCGAGCAGCAGAAGCTCGCCGTCGAGACCGGCTACTGGCCGCTGTACCGCTTCGATCCGCGGCGCGCCGTCGACGGCGGGAGCGCTTTCAAGCTCGATTCCTCGCCGCCTAAGGGCGACCTCGCCGCGTACATGCGCAACGAGACTCGCTTTCGCATGACCGAAAACCAGAATCCGGACCGGTACCGCGAGCTGGTCAAGTCCGCGAAGAACGACATCCAGGAGAGATTCCGCCTGTACGAGAAGCTCGAGAAGGGCGTCCCGATCACGCCCTCTGGCGCCGCGCCGGCGGGAAAGTAG